The Thioalkalivibrio thiocyanodenitrificans ARhD 1 genome window below encodes:
- a CDS encoding RNA polymerase sigma factor has translation MNRTGNHDNAVLLDRFLADVQARAVRMAALALGDREAALDVVQDAMEKLITRYADRPEGEWAPLFWRILQRRILDAHRRRKVRNRVLSVFGLGHGRTDPDNDGPATDEWRDAATPEPDRALEDARFSRDLEAVLSALPLRQQQAFLLRVWEGLDTAETARVLGISEGSVKTHMHRAMAALRQRLEVYR, from the coding sequence TTGAACCGGACGGGAAACCATGACAATGCAGTCCTTCTCGACCGGTTCCTGGCGGACGTCCAGGCACGGGCCGTGCGTATGGCCGCACTGGCTCTGGGCGACCGGGAGGCGGCTCTGGATGTGGTGCAGGATGCCATGGAGAAGCTGATCACCCGATATGCGGACCGGCCGGAAGGGGAATGGGCCCCGCTGTTCTGGCGGATCCTGCAGCGCCGCATACTGGATGCCCATCGCCGCCGCAAGGTCCGCAACCGCGTGTTGTCCGTGTTCGGCCTGGGGCACGGCCGGACTGATCCGGACAATGATGGACCGGCGACCGATGAGTGGCGCGATGCGGCGACCCCGGAACCTGACCGGGCCCTGGAGGATGCCCGGTTTTCCCGGGATCTGGAGGCGGTGTTGTCGGCGCTTCCCCTGCGCCAGCAGCAGGCCTTCCTGCTGCGTGTCTGGGAAGGCCTGGATACTGCCGAGACTGCCCGGGTGCTGGGTATCAGCGAGGGCAGTGTGAAGACTCATATGCACCGCGCCATGGCCGCGCTGCGGCAACGGCTGGAGGTTTACCGATGA